Proteins encoded within one genomic window of Kibdelosporangium phytohabitans:
- a CDS encoding glycosyltransferase family 39 protein, whose product MSTATAGSDRVEVIDPGQASRRWPRYALAAILVIGAVMYASALWSGTWGNTYYTAAIRSMSSSFTNFVFGSFDPAGVVTVDKPPLSLWPQVISVWIFGYHDWAVLLPQVIEGVAAIFLLHRAVRMWAGENAALVAALVFALTPITVVTNRTNKPETMLVLTLVAAAYALARSVRAEGPKSRTKWLWFAAFLIGCGFLAKMLAAWIVVPAFVAAYLVGSRATWRRKLFDVAGAAVVLLVGSLWWVAVVDLWPGRKPYVGSSSDGTALDLVLGYNGIGRVFRGEVGGMQDASGNTAFGGETGPGRMFGQVVGGQISWLLPLALIALVVAAVLGVRRFARADTAWRAGWVLWGGWLVVNALVFSFQKGIFHSYYTTVMAPAIGALVGAAAVWAVRVSRESAKAGWLVLPAGVAITAVWAWVLISRNTAWNGWLRWAVVGVAAIAIGLLVLRGLNRAAVVISLVAVLLAPAVWSGIGAFAGPGNPWIPAAGPPAKMMLPAWAMGGGRGAGILSGDQRRILDYAKSRSDGAEIVMAVDGGAEGVTPYIIGTDETVVGIGGFSGTDPAPSVDQLAAWVRAGKLKFILTDSEASGDDPMPGERADWIRRNCAPVLTAGAQRLGECTAG is encoded by the coding sequence ATGTCTACCGCCACCGCCGGGTCTGACCGCGTCGAGGTGATCGATCCGGGGCAGGCGTCCCGGCGATGGCCCCGGTACGCGCTTGCCGCGATCCTCGTCATCGGCGCAGTCATGTACGCCTCGGCGCTGTGGAGCGGCACGTGGGGCAACACGTACTACACCGCGGCGATCCGGTCGATGTCGTCGAGTTTCACGAACTTCGTGTTCGGTTCGTTCGACCCGGCCGGTGTGGTCACTGTGGACAAGCCGCCGTTGTCGTTGTGGCCGCAGGTGATCTCGGTGTGGATCTTCGGGTACCACGACTGGGCGGTGTTGCTGCCGCAGGTGATCGAGGGAGTGGCGGCGATCTTCCTGTTGCACCGGGCGGTGCGGATGTGGGCGGGGGAGAACGCCGCTTTGGTCGCCGCGCTGGTTTTCGCGCTCACCCCGATCACGGTGGTCACGAACCGGACCAACAAACCCGAGACCATGCTCGTGCTGACGCTGGTCGCCGCCGCGTACGCCCTCGCCCGTTCTGTGCGGGCGGAGGGGCCCAAGAGCAGGACGAAATGGTTGTGGTTCGCGGCTTTCCTGATCGGCTGCGGGTTCCTGGCCAAGATGCTGGCCGCGTGGATCGTGGTGCCCGCGTTCGTCGCGGCCTACCTGGTGGGCAGCAGGGCGACTTGGCGGCGCAAGCTGTTCGACGTCGCCGGTGCCGCTGTGGTCCTGCTGGTCGGTTCACTGTGGTGGGTGGCCGTCGTGGACCTGTGGCCGGGGCGGAAGCCTTATGTCGGAAGCAGTTCGGACGGCACAGCGCTCGATCTCGTGCTCGGCTACAACGGAATCGGCCGCGTGTTCCGCGGTGAGGTCGGCGGCATGCAGGACGCCAGCGGCAACACGGCGTTCGGCGGCGAGACCGGGCCTGGCCGGATGTTCGGCCAGGTCGTCGGCGGTCAGATCAGCTGGTTGCTGCCGTTGGCGCTGATCGCGCTGGTGGTCGCTGCCGTGCTGGGGGTACGCCGGTTCGCTCGCGCCGACACGGCATGGCGTGCGGGCTGGGTGCTGTGGGGTGGTTGGCTCGTTGTCAACGCACTCGTCTTCAGCTTCCAGAAGGGCATTTTCCACTCGTACTACACGACCGTGATGGCGCCCGCGATCGGCGCGCTGGTCGGTGCCGCAGCGGTGTGGGCGGTACGCGTGTCTCGCGAATCCGCCAAGGCGGGCTGGCTCGTGCTTCCCGCCGGCGTCGCGATCACGGCGGTGTGGGCGTGGGTGCTGATCTCCCGCAATACCGCGTGGAACGGCTGGCTGCGGTGGGCGGTCGTGGGCGTCGCCGCCATCGCGATCGGGCTCCTGGTGCTGCGTGGGCTCAACCGGGCGGCCGTCGTAATCAGTCTGGTCGCTGTGCTGCTCGCCCCGGCTGTCTGGTCGGGCATCGGGGCGTTCGCGGGCCCCGGCAATCCCTGGATCCCGGCGGCGGGGCCGCCCGCGAAGATGATGCTGCCCGCCTGGGCGATGGGTGGCGGCCGGGGTGCGGGCATCCTCAGCGGCGATCAGCGGAGGATCCTGGACTACGCCAAGTCACGCTCGGACGGCGCCGAGATCGTCATGGCGGTCGACGGCGGCGCGGAGGGCGTGACGCCGTACATCATCGGCACCGACGAGACGGTGGTCGGGATCGGTGGCTTCAGCGGCACTGACCCGGCGCCGAGCGTGGACCAACTCGCCGCCTGGGTCCGTGCGGGCAAGCTCAAATTCATCCTCACCGACAGCGAAGCCAGTGGTGACGACCCGATGCCGGGTGAGCGGGCGGACTGGATCCGGCGCAACTGCGCGCCCGTGCTGACCGCGGGCGCGCAGCGGCTCGGCGAGTGCACCGCGGGATGA
- a CDS encoding bifunctional glycosyltransferase family 2/GtrA family protein — translation MTGTQASARPPESATRTVTVDVVIPVYNEERALRGCIDVLRSYLDEQFPFQWNVTIVDNASADGTLAIADELAEADDRVRVLHLDEKGRGRALRTAWQWSDADVVAYMDVDLSTGLDALLPLVAPLVNGHSDISIGSRLAPGARTVRGPKRELISRCYNALIRLSHGAKFSDAQCGFKAARAEVIRPLLDHVRDDNWFFDTELLLLAEHNGLRVHEVPVDWVEDVDTRVRIGPTALADIRGLVRVARAKAGGAARVDDLPRRPEPSPAHPDAVVSRRDTALVWQLLSFGAIGAVSTAVTLLLYATLRPVMDPLLANLFALIVTTMVNTEANRRFTFLGAGGPSGRVHFQGLVVFGLYYAFTSAALLVLHSAVPEPGRMLELTVLLGASLLGTAGRFVLLRGWVFKQGKGKP, via the coding sequence ATGACTGGCACCCAGGCATCGGCCAGACCGCCGGAGAGCGCCACCAGGACCGTCACGGTCGACGTGGTCATCCCGGTGTACAACGAAGAACGGGCGTTGCGCGGCTGCATCGACGTGCTCCGGTCCTACTTGGACGAACAGTTTCCGTTCCAGTGGAACGTCACCATCGTCGACAACGCCAGCGCCGACGGCACTCTCGCGATCGCTGACGAGCTGGCCGAGGCCGACGACCGCGTCCGCGTGCTGCACCTGGACGAGAAGGGCCGCGGCAGGGCGTTGCGCACGGCGTGGCAGTGGAGCGACGCCGACGTGGTGGCTTACATGGACGTCGACCTGTCGACTGGGCTGGACGCGTTGCTGCCGTTGGTCGCTCCCCTGGTCAACGGCCACTCCGACATCTCGATCGGCTCACGCCTCGCGCCGGGCGCGCGGACCGTGCGGGGCCCGAAACGTGAGCTGATCTCCCGCTGCTACAACGCGCTCATCCGGCTCAGCCACGGCGCGAAGTTCAGCGACGCGCAATGCGGCTTCAAGGCCGCGCGCGCGGAGGTGATCCGGCCGCTGCTCGACCACGTTCGGGACGACAACTGGTTCTTCGACACCGAACTGCTGCTGTTGGCTGAGCACAACGGTTTGCGCGTGCACGAGGTCCCGGTTGACTGGGTGGAGGACGTCGACACCCGCGTCCGGATCGGGCCGACGGCGCTGGCGGACATCCGTGGCCTGGTCCGAGTCGCCCGTGCCAAGGCGGGCGGTGCCGCACGCGTCGACGACCTGCCACGGCGGCCCGAGCCGAGCCCGGCGCACCCGGACGCCGTCGTGTCCAGAAGGGACACCGCCCTGGTCTGGCAACTGCTGTCGTTCGGGGCGATCGGAGCTGTGTCCACGGCGGTCACGTTGCTGCTGTACGCGACGCTCCGGCCGGTGATGGACCCGTTGCTGGCGAACCTGTTCGCGCTGATCGTGACGACCATGGTCAACACCGAGGCCAACCGGCGGTTCACCTTCCTCGGCGCCGGCGGTCCGTCGGGCCGGGTGCACTTCCAGGGGCTCGTCGTCTTCGGCCTGTACTACGCGTTCACGTCGGCCGCGCTGCTCGTGCTGCACTCGGCCGTGCCCGAACCGGGGAGGATGCTGGAACTGACCGTGTTGCTCGGCGCGTCGCTGCTGGGCACCGCCGGTCGGTTCGTGCTGCTCCGGGGTTGGGTCTTCAAACAGGGAAAGGGAAAACCATGA
- a CDS encoding ArnT family glycosyltransferase has protein sequence MTAATVGHAEHVEVAGSGPAPPRWHRYALVAILVTGGVLYASALWNGGWGNGYYTAAIKSMSTSFTNFLFGSFDPAGVVTVDKPPLALWPQVISVWIFGYHDWAVLLPQVIEGVAAIFLLHRAVRMWAGENAALVAALVFALTPITVVTNRTNNTDAMLVLTLVAAAYAFTRAMRTAEARTRTKWLWFAAFLIGCGFLAKMLAAWIVVPAFVAAYLAGSRATWRRKLFDVAGAAVVLLVGSLWWVAVVDLWPGQKPYIGGSADGTALDLVLGYNGLGRVFGGDGPGSGMRTMGPPPGGGSGGGEMVFGGPGGGAAFGGESGPGRMFGEAVGGQISWLLPLALIALVVAAVLGFRRFRRFAPADTARRAGWVLWGGWLVVNALVFSLQEGIFHPYYTTVMAPAIGALVGAGAGWAVKMYREPQGLSRLVLPASVVVAAAWAWVLISRDTAWNGWLRWAVLGVAALTVLVLLLRKAKRLAIVFSLVAVLLAPGVWSGAGAWAAKGNAGIPMAGPSGGNSGGGNFAIRLPPGVTTPPPGMLPPPGGGPGAANGTLTPDQQKIVDYAKAHSGGAEYVVAIQGGAQAAVPYIMATDENIVSMGGFSGRDPAPSTSQLSTWVKEGKLRFVLGNARGGRGGGMLGESSEVSTWVEQNCRQVLTAGNQQLHECTGG, from the coding sequence ATGACCGCCGCCACTGTCGGGCACGCCGAACACGTCGAGGTGGCCGGCTCCGGCCCAGCACCGCCGCGATGGCACCGGTACGCGCTCGTCGCGATACTCGTGACCGGTGGTGTCCTGTACGCGTCAGCGCTGTGGAACGGCGGCTGGGGCAACGGGTACTACACCGCCGCGATCAAGTCGATGTCGACGAGCTTCACCAACTTCCTCTTCGGTTCGTTCGACCCGGCCGGTGTGGTCACTGTGGACAAGCCGCCGCTCGCGCTGTGGCCGCAGGTGATCTCGGTGTGGATCTTCGGGTACCACGACTGGGCGGTGTTGCTGCCGCAGGTGATCGAGGGAGTGGCGGCGATCTTCCTGTTGCACCGGGCGGTGCGGATGTGGGCGGGGGAGAACGCCGCTTTGGTCGCCGCGCTGGTTTTCGCGCTCACCCCGATCACGGTGGTCACGAACCGGACCAACAACACCGACGCGATGCTCGTGCTGACGCTCGTCGCGGCAGCGTACGCGTTCACCCGGGCGATGAGAACCGCTGAGGCCAGGACACGGACGAAGTGGTTGTGGTTCGCGGCTTTCCTGATCGGCTGCGGGTTCCTGGCCAAGATGCTGGCCGCGTGGATCGTGGTGCCCGCGTTCGTCGCGGCCTACCTGGCGGGGAGCAGGGCGACTTGGCGGCGCAAGCTGTTCGACGTCGCCGGTGCCGCTGTGGTCCTGCTGGTCGGTTCACTGTGGTGGGTGGCCGTCGTGGACCTGTGGCCAGGACAGAAGCCATACATCGGTGGCAGCGCGGACGGAACAGCGCTCGACCTCGTGCTCGGCTACAACGGACTCGGTCGCGTGTTCGGCGGTGACGGCCCCGGGAGCGGGATGCGGACCATGGGGCCACCACCCGGTGGTGGTTCCGGTGGCGGTGAGATGGTTTTCGGTGGACCGGGCGGCGGCGCCGCGTTCGGGGGCGAGTCCGGCCCCGGCCGGATGTTCGGTGAGGCGGTCGGCGGTCAGATCAGCTGGCTGCTCCCGCTGGCGTTGATCGCGCTCGTCGTCGCCGCTGTGCTGGGCTTCCGCCGGTTCCGCCGGTTCGCTCCTGCCGACACCGCGCGGCGGGCGGGCTGGGTGCTGTGGGGCGGCTGGCTGGTGGTCAACGCACTCGTGTTCAGCTTGCAGGAAGGCATTTTCCACCCGTACTACACGACCGTGATGGCGCCCGCGATCGGTGCGCTGGTCGGTGCGGGGGCAGGGTGGGCTGTCAAGATGTACCGCGAGCCCCAGGGGTTGAGCCGGCTCGTGCTGCCGGCGAGTGTGGTGGTCGCGGCGGCGTGGGCGTGGGTGCTCATCTCCCGTGACACGGCGTGGAACGGCTGGCTGAGGTGGGCGGTTCTGGGCGTTGCCGCGCTGACGGTCCTGGTCCTGCTGTTGCGCAAGGCGAAGCGTCTGGCCATTGTGTTCAGTCTGGTCGCGGTGTTGCTGGCGCCGGGTGTGTGGTCGGGTGCCGGAGCGTGGGCGGCCAAGGGCAATGCCGGGATTCCCATGGCCGGGCCATCGGGCGGCAACAGTGGTGGCGGCAATTTCGCCATCCGCCTGCCACCCGGAGTGACGACCCCGCCGCCCGGCATGCTCCCGCCCCCGGGTGGCGGCCCCGGAGCGGCGAACGGCACGCTCACTCCCGACCAGCAGAAGATCGTGGACTACGCCAAGGCGCACTCGGGCGGCGCGGAGTACGTGGTGGCGATCCAGGGCGGTGCACAGGCCGCTGTGCCGTACATCATGGCGACCGACGAGAACATCGTGAGCATGGGCGGTTTCAGCGGCCGTGACCCGGCGCCGTCGACGAGTCAACTGTCCACCTGGGTCAAGGAGGGCAAGCTGAGGTTCGTCCTCGGCAATGCCCGGGGCGGCCGGGGCGGCGGGATGCTCGGTGAGTCCAGTGAAGTGTCCACATGGGTCGAGCAGAACTGCAGGCAGGTGCTCACCGCGGGCAACCAGCAGTTGCACGAGTGCACCGGCGGATGA
- a CDS encoding response regulator transcription factor, translating to MDTQHPTVLVVDDEPNILELLSAALRLSGFVVHAADCGTEALAAARRVRPDIVVLDVMLPDTDGFTLARALRTVQDRLPVLFLTARDAVEDRIAGLTAGGDDYVTKPFSLEEVVLRLRAILRRTNGGAEAPRDDGTFRYADLVLDEDAHEVHRGGRLVQLSPTEFNLLRYLMVNAERVVSKPQILDRVWNYDFGGDGRIVESYISYLRRKIDSVEPALIHTIRGVGYSLRLPRDERAS from the coding sequence GTGGACACCCAGCATCCGACCGTGCTCGTGGTCGACGACGAACCTAACATCCTGGAGCTGCTGTCGGCCGCGCTCCGGCTCAGCGGGTTCGTCGTGCACGCGGCGGACTGCGGGACCGAAGCGCTGGCCGCGGCCCGGCGGGTCCGGCCGGACATCGTGGTCCTCGACGTGATGCTGCCGGACACCGACGGCTTCACCCTCGCCCGCGCGCTGCGCACGGTCCAGGACCGGTTGCCGGTGCTGTTCCTGACCGCACGCGACGCCGTGGAGGACCGGATCGCCGGGCTGACCGCTGGCGGTGACGACTACGTGACCAAGCCGTTCAGCCTGGAGGAAGTCGTGCTGCGCCTGCGAGCGATCCTCCGCCGCACCAACGGCGGCGCGGAGGCACCGCGCGACGACGGCACCTTCCGGTACGCGGACCTCGTGCTGGACGAGGACGCGCACGAGGTCCACCGCGGCGGACGGCTCGTGCAGCTCTCGCCGACCGAGTTCAACCTGCTGCGGTACCTGATGGTCAACGCCGAACGGGTGGTGAGCAAACCGCAGATCCTCGACCGGGTGTGGAACTACGACTTCGGCGGGGACGGCCGGATCGTCGAGTCGTACATCAGCTACCTGCGCCGCAAGATCGACTCGGTGGAGCCTGCGCTCATCCACACGATCCGCGGTGTCGGCTACTCGCTGCGGCTGCCCAGGGACGAACGGGCCAGCTGA
- a CDS encoding sensor histidine kinase: protein MSRRPWTLRTRLMVVLLLLGTVGLAVFGVASVLLIRESMIHRIDDQLKDLIERPRGLGPPSNGRRNADNLPTEFVFLELHADGGLARGTVLAGPMLPFLTAQTIGQVGTEPFFADDRQGGSPWRVLVRLRQPPQGAPPGAGPGIVMLAQSMDNTNTTVTRLVWIEAGVGVALLLAIGGGGFMLVRLGLRPLTKIERAADDIAGGDLDRRVDSDTRTETGRLGGALNTMVGRLSSALRQREQSETRLRRFVADASHELRTPLTSIRGFAELHRRGGAPQREDVDRLMSRIEGEAIRMGLLVEDLLLLARLDQERALDLTELDIRTLVEDAVHDGRARDPDRRLIVECARKPIRVTADEHRMRQVITNLISNAMTHTPPDSEIQVRVGLASHRKDTPVAVAGTLESRGRVVLEVIDEGPGIPLEAAPYVFDRFYRVDEARSRRRGGTGLGLAITAAILEAHGGRVELRTAAGEGARFTVLLPLP from the coding sequence ATGAGCCGCCGCCCGTGGACGCTGCGGACCCGGCTGATGGTGGTGCTCCTCCTGCTCGGCACGGTCGGGCTCGCCGTGTTCGGGGTGGCGAGCGTGCTGCTGATCAGGGAGTCGATGATCCACCGGATCGACGACCAGCTCAAAGACCTGATCGAACGACCGCGCGGACTGGGCCCGCCATCGAACGGCAGGCGCAACGCCGACAACCTGCCCACCGAGTTCGTCTTCCTCGAACTGCACGCGGACGGCGGGCTGGCTCGTGGCACCGTTCTGGCCGGTCCGATGCTGCCGTTCCTCACCGCGCAGACCATCGGCCAGGTCGGCACCGAGCCGTTCTTCGCCGACGACAGGCAAGGCGGCTCGCCGTGGCGGGTGCTGGTCCGGTTGCGGCAGCCACCTCAGGGTGCGCCGCCCGGCGCGGGGCCCGGCATCGTGATGCTCGCGCAGTCGATGGACAACACGAACACCACCGTCACCCGGCTGGTCTGGATCGAGGCCGGTGTCGGTGTCGCGCTGCTGCTGGCGATCGGCGGCGGCGGTTTCATGCTGGTACGGCTGGGTCTGCGGCCGTTGACCAAGATCGAGCGGGCCGCGGACGACATCGCGGGCGGTGACCTGGACCGGCGAGTCGACTCGGACACGCGGACCGAGACGGGCCGGCTCGGCGGCGCGCTGAACACCATGGTCGGCAGGCTGTCCTCGGCGCTGCGGCAACGGGAGCAGTCGGAGACCCGGCTGCGGCGGTTCGTCGCGGACGCCTCGCACGAACTGCGGACCCCGCTGACGTCCATCCGCGGTTTCGCGGAACTGCATCGGCGCGGTGGCGCGCCGCAACGCGAGGACGTCGACCGGCTGATGAGCCGGATCGAAGGCGAGGCGATCCGGATGGGCCTCCTGGTCGAGGACCTGTTGCTGCTGGCGCGGCTGGATCAGGAACGCGCGCTGGACCTCACCGAGCTGGACATCAGGACGCTCGTGGAGGACGCGGTGCACGACGGTCGCGCCCGCGACCCGGACCGGCGGCTGATCGTGGAGTGCGCGCGCAAACCGATCCGCGTGACAGCCGACGAGCACCGGATGCGCCAGGTGATCACGAACCTGATCAGCAACGCGATGACGCACACACCGCCGGACAGCGAGATCCAGGTGCGGGTCGGTCTGGCGTCCCACCGCAAGGACACCCCGGTCGCGGTGGCGGGCACGCTGGAATCCCGCGGCCGGGTGGTCCTCGAGGTCATCGACGAAGGCCCCGGGATCCCGCTGGAGGCCGCGCCGTACGTCTTCGACCGGTTCTACCGCGTGGACGAGGCCCGGTCCCGCAGACGCGGCGGCACCGGGCTCGGACTGGCCATCACAGCGGCGATCCTGGAAGCGCACGGCGGCCGGGTCGAACTCCGGACAGCGGCGGGGGAGGGCGCCCGGTTCACCGTGCTGCTGCCGCTGCCGTAG
- a CDS encoding aldehyde dehydrogenase (NADP(+)), which translates to MTVQGYNPRTGQPYGDPLPVTSDTEVDRLCEAAHSAHLAWSGWTAEARARVLDLVADRLDGESDALIAVADAETALGVPRLTTELKRTTNQLRMFADVLREGSYVDAMIDSPNTDIIPPRPDVRRVLRPLGVIAVFSASNFPFALSTVGSDTASALAAGCSVVVKGHSAHPNTTHETGRVVTAALSEGGAPDGLFSVVYGTQSGIRLVQHPVVKAAGFTGSIGGGRALYDLANSRPDPIPFYGELGSVNPTVVLPAAAAERPSEIAAGFAQSVTMGVGQFCTNPGLVFAPSSIVDELGKAVTDSTGGAMLNERMCDSYRSAVDTLSDSDLVSLVATGSAPGDAWAGKPALFSVPLETFEANLEKLTEENFGPSALVVTYSDVADVLPVLSRLPGTLTGTVHAQPSENSDAAAVADELRKIAGRLIYNGWPTGIALAWAMQHGGPWPATTNASHTSIGVPGIYRWLAPVTYQTWPDELLPPELQNDNPLGITRRRDGVLGKH; encoded by the coding sequence GTGACTGTGCAGGGCTACAACCCGAGGACCGGGCAGCCGTACGGCGACCCGCTCCCGGTTACCTCGGACACCGAGGTGGACCGGCTCTGCGAGGCCGCGCACTCGGCTCACCTGGCCTGGTCGGGCTGGACGGCCGAGGCCAGGGCGAGGGTGCTCGACCTGGTGGCCGACCGGCTGGACGGCGAGTCCGACGCGTTGATCGCGGTCGCCGACGCGGAGACCGCCCTCGGTGTGCCGAGGCTGACCACCGAGCTCAAGCGCACCACCAACCAGCTGCGGATGTTCGCGGACGTGCTGCGTGAAGGCAGCTACGTCGACGCGATGATCGACTCGCCGAACACGGACATCATCCCGCCGCGCCCGGACGTGCGGCGGGTGCTGCGGCCGCTGGGCGTGATCGCGGTGTTCTCGGCCAGCAACTTCCCCTTCGCGCTGTCCACAGTGGGTTCGGACACCGCGTCGGCGCTGGCGGCGGGCTGTTCGGTCGTGGTCAAGGGCCACTCGGCGCACCCGAACACCACGCACGAGACGGGCCGCGTCGTCACGGCCGCGCTGAGCGAAGGCGGCGCGCCGGACGGGCTGTTCTCGGTCGTGTACGGCACCCAGTCGGGCATCCGGCTGGTGCAGCACCCAGTGGTCAAGGCAGCCGGGTTCACCGGTTCCATCGGCGGCGGGCGCGCGCTCTACGACCTGGCGAACTCCCGGCCGGACCCGATCCCGTTCTACGGCGAGCTGGGCAGCGTCAACCCGACCGTGGTCCTCCCGGCCGCGGCCGCGGAACGCCCGTCGGAGATCGCGGCCGGTTTCGCGCAGTCGGTCACGATGGGCGTCGGCCAGTTCTGCACCAACCCCGGCCTGGTGTTCGCCCCATCGTCCATTGTGGACGAGCTCGGCAAGGCGGTGACGGACTCCACCGGCGGCGCGATGCTCAACGAGCGGATGTGCGACTCGTACCGCTCGGCCGTGGACACGCTGTCGGACAGCGACTTGGTGTCCCTGGTGGCCACCGGCAGCGCACCGGGCGACGCGTGGGCGGGCAAGCCCGCCCTGTTCTCCGTGCCGCTGGAGACCTTCGAGGCCAACCTGGAAAAGCTGACCGAGGAGAACTTCGGCCCGTCGGCGCTGGTGGTCACGTACTCGGACGTCGCCGACGTGCTGCCGGTGCTGTCGCGGCTGCCCGGCACGCTGACCGGAACCGTGCACGCACAGCCGTCGGAGAACTCCGACGCCGCCGCGGTCGCGGACGAGCTGCGCAAGATCGCGGGCCGGTTGATCTACAACGGCTGGCCGACCGGGATCGCGCTGGCGTGGGCGATGCAGCACGGCGGCCCGTGGCCCGCGACGACGAACGCGAGCCACACGTCCATCGGTGTGCCGGGTATCTACCGCTGGCTCGCGCCGGTGACGTACCAGACCTGGCCGGACGAGCTGCTCCCGCCGGAGCTGCAGAACGACAACCCGCTCGGCATCACCCGCCGCAGGGATGGAGTATTGGGAAAGCACTGA
- a CDS encoding NAD-dependent epimerase/dehydratase family protein — protein sequence MTQRILITGAAGGVGTLMRSRLAADDRILRLLDIAELPAADAGEQVEIIQASITDMDAMEKACAGADAVIHLGGHSLEQVWSKILDVNINGTYVVLEAARRQGVKRVVLASSNHAAGYVEKSRGEAGDYEFPRPDTNYGVSKVALEALGSLYADRYGLDVVCVRIGSCFEKPKDVRMLSTWLSPADGARLFEACLATPAPGFRVIWGISDNTRRWFSLDEGRKLGYESQDDSEAYAAEVIAEHGELDPESHAARYLGGAWCGPDFNTAEKEAGR from the coding sequence GTGACCCAACGCATCCTGATCACCGGAGCGGCAGGAGGGGTCGGCACGCTGATGCGTTCCCGGCTGGCCGCCGACGATCGGATTCTGCGGCTGCTGGACATCGCCGAGCTGCCCGCGGCCGACGCGGGCGAGCAGGTGGAGATCATCCAGGCGTCCATCACCGACATGGACGCGATGGAGAAGGCCTGCGCCGGTGCCGACGCGGTGATCCACCTCGGCGGGCACAGCCTCGAACAGGTCTGGTCCAAGATCCTCGACGTCAACATCAACGGCACCTACGTCGTCCTGGAGGCGGCACGCAGGCAGGGCGTCAAGCGCGTGGTGCTGGCCAGCTCCAACCACGCGGCCGGCTACGTCGAGAAGTCGCGTGGCGAGGCCGGTGACTACGAGTTCCCCCGCCCGGACACCAACTACGGCGTCAGCAAGGTCGCGCTGGAGGCGCTGGGCAGCCTGTACGCCGACCGCTACGGCCTCGACGTCGTCTGTGTGCGGATCGGCTCGTGCTTCGAGAAGCCCAAAGACGTGCGGATGCTGTCGACGTGGCTGTCGCCCGCCGACGGCGCGCGGCTGTTCGAGGCGTGCCTGGCCACGCCGGCGCCCGGCTTCCGGGTCATCTGGGGCATCTCGGACAACACCCGCCGCTGGTTCTCACTCGACGAGGGCCGCAAGCTCGGCTACGAGTCCCAGGACGACTCCGAGGCCTACGCGGCCGAGGTGATCGCCGAGCACGGCGAACTCGACCCGGAGTCGCACGCGGCGCGCTACCTCGGCGGCGCGTGGTGCGGCCCCGACTTCAACACAGCTGAGAAGGAGGCAGGACGGTGA
- a CDS encoding IclR family transcriptional regulator — translation MAVDQARETAGQPTRPAAVKSADRTVELLEALASSERRLTLTELHHELSYPKSSLYMLLQTLVARGWVEVEPASGTYGIGVRALLVGTSYLDHDPVVQVAIRVMEHVRREVNETVHLARLDGGDVVYLASRESEHHLRVVSRVGRRLPAHSTSLGKALLAERPAAEVDSLLPEKMTPLTPNTVIDRAALHEQLARFRAAGYAHEREENTPGLGCFAVALPYRDPVIDAISCSVPLGRLDTGHENQVVTALLEGAKTITELLRQFGR, via the coding sequence GTGGCGGTCGACCAAGCCCGTGAAACCGCGGGCCAGCCCACCCGGCCAGCCGCCGTGAAGTCGGCCGACCGGACGGTGGAACTGCTCGAGGCGCTCGCGTCCTCGGAACGCAGGCTGACGCTGACCGAACTGCACCACGAGCTGAGCTACCCGAAGTCCAGCCTGTACATGCTGTTGCAGACGCTGGTCGCCCGCGGCTGGGTCGAGGTGGAGCCCGCGAGCGGCACGTACGGCATCGGCGTGCGGGCCCTGCTCGTCGGTACGTCCTATTTGGACCACGATCCGGTCGTGCAGGTGGCCATCCGCGTGATGGAACACGTGCGGCGCGAGGTCAACGAGACGGTCCACCTGGCTCGCCTCGACGGCGGCGACGTCGTCTACCTGGCCAGCCGGGAGTCCGAGCACCACCTGCGCGTGGTGTCGAGGGTGGGCCGCAGGCTGCCCGCGCACTCCACCTCGCTGGGCAAGGCGCTGCTGGCCGAACGCCCGGCGGCGGAAGTCGACTCCCTCCTGCCGGAGAAGATGACGCCGCTGACGCCGAACACCGTGATCGACCGCGCGGCGCTGCACGAGCAGCTGGCCAGGTTCCGTGCCGCCGGATACGCGCACGAACGCGAGGAGAACACGCCAGGACTGGGGTGTTTCGCCGTGGCGCTGCCGTACCGCGACCCGGTGATCGACGCGATCAGCTGCTCGGTGCCGCTGGGCAGGCTGGACACCGGCCACGAGAACCAGGTCGTGACCGCGCTGCTCGAAGGTGCCAAGACGATCACCGAACTGCTGCGCCAGTTCGGCCGCTGA